The following are encoded together in the Glycine max cultivar Williams 82 chromosome 8, Glycine_max_v4.0, whole genome shotgun sequence genome:
- the LOC100815282 gene encoding probable glucan endo-1,3-beta-glucosidase A6 produces the protein MAMLLLIPLFLSSIALFTISSATTFSTHPGICYGQLGDNLPPPQKSVSLITSLHAKRVKLYDANPAILHALRDTSLQVSIMVPNDLIVNISRNQSLSDKWVSDNVVPYHPRTLIRYLLVGNEVTSSTAPNGTWPYLVPAMRRIKHSLKSLGIRKVKVGTSSAIDVLEASFPPSNGAFRKDLSAPVMKPMLKFLNRTKSFFFLDVYPFFSWSADPLNINLDYALFQSKNLTVTDPGTGLVYTNLFDQMVDAVYFAMNRLGFPGVRIFIAETGWPNGGDLDQIGANIFNAATYNRNFIKKVTRKPWLGTPARPGSALPSFLFALFNENQKPGPGTERHFGLLHPNGSRVYDVDLSGETPEAGFRPLPVPENNEKFKGEIWCVAARPHNATALAAALAYACSQGNGTCDPIQPKGKCFKPDSVFWHASYAFSAYWAQFRKVGGTCYFNGLATQTAKDPSYGSCKFPSVTL, from the exons atggctaTGCTTCTCCTCATTCCACTGTTCCTATCATCCATTGCACTATTCACCATATCAA GCGCGACAACGTTTTCAACCCATCCCGGAATCTGCTACGGCCAGCTCGGAGACAACCTTCCACCGCCGCAAAAATCAGTCTCCCTCATCACCTCCCTCCACGCGAAGCGCGTGAAGCTCTACGACGCAAACCCGGCGATCCTCCACGCGCTACGTGACACGAGCCTGCAAGTCTCCATCATGGTCCCCAACGACCTCATCGTGAACATCTCCAGGAACCAATCCCTCTCCGACAAATGGGTCTCCGACAACGTCGTACCCTACCATCCCCGCACACTGATCCGCTACCTCCTGGTGGGCAACGAAGTCACCAGCAGCACCGCCCCCAACGGCACGTGGCCCTACCTGGTCCCCGCCATGCGCCGCATCAAGCACTCTCTGAAATCCCTCGGGATCCGCAAAGTCAAAGTCGGAACCTCCTCCGCAATAGACGTTCTGGAAGCCTCGTTCCCTCCCTCGAACGGTGCGTTTCGAAAAGACCTAAGTGCCCCCGTCATGAAACCCATGCTAAAGTTCCTCAACAGAACAAAATCCTTTTTCTTCTTAGACGTCTACCCTTTCTTCTCTTGGTCCGCTGACCCCTTGAATATAAACCTCGATTACGCTTTGTTTCAGTCCAAGAATTTAACGGTAACGGATCCGGGTACGGGTCTGGTTTACACCAACCTCTTTGATCAAATGGTGGATGCGGTTTATTTTGCCATGAATAGATTGGGTTTTCCGGGCGTTCGGATCTTCATCGCGGAAACGGGTTGGCCCAATGGTGGCGACTTGGACCAGATTGGAGCCAATATTTTCAACGCTGCCACTTACAACCGAAACTTCATAAAGAAGGTTACTAGAAAACCGTGGCTGGGGACACCGGCTCGACCGGGTTCGGCTCTTCCGTCTTTTTTATTCGCTTTGTTCAATGAGAATCAGAAACCGGGTCCGGGCACGGAGCGGCACTTCGGCTTGCTGCACCCTAACGGCTCGAGGGTTTACGACGTCGATTTGTCCGGGGAGACGCCCGAGGCGGGGTTCCGGCCGCTTCCGGTGCCGGAGAATAACGAGAAGTTTAAGGGGGAGATATGGTGCGTGGCGGCACGTCCGCATAACGCGACGGCGCTGGCGGCAGCGCTTGCGTACGCGTGCTCGCAGGGAAATGGCACGTGCGATCCGATCCAACCGAAGGGGAAGTGTTTTAAACCCGATTCGGTTTTCTGGCACGCGAGCTATGCTTTTAGCGCTTATTGGGCGCAGTTTAGGAAGGTGGGTGGTACTTGTTACTTCAATGGGCTTGCAACTCAAACCGCAAAGGATCCAa GTTATGGATCTTGCAAGTTCCCAAGTGTGACACTTTGA